The sequence CATCCACATTTTTTCGCGTCATCGGATTCCTGTCGATCACCCACCCGCGCTCGTTCCTTTTCAAAGGCCCTTCACTGCTTGTGGTGACAATAACCCATCCCGGCAGTTTCGTCTCTTTTATACCGTCGGTAATGAGCTGCGCCGTGCAATTGAAATCGTAGCTGCTCGATTGGTACGCCGGACGATGCAGCGCGAGATTCCGATAATTCATTGCGTCGATTTTCATTGACGGAGAGAAATCAGCATTAACCTCCCCGGGGTAAATGCCGACGCCCCGTGTGTATTCCTGTGCCTGAATCGTGAATAATGAAGCGCTCATCGACATGGCGATGAGAATTGAGACGGCGACTTGTTTGGCGATGATCATAATGGTGGATCGGGCCGAGTGGCAGCAAGGGTTGATTACAGAGCAAGATGAATATACAGATTCTTGCGTAGTGTACGCAAGTATTTCTTGGAAGCTGAATGTCTTCTTCCAAACCGGCCTTCAATATGAAACTTCGTTCGTTCTCTCCGTTATTGATTCTCTACCCCTTTTTCCTGATATTGTTTCCCGAGAATTCAATCTGTCAACAAACTTCCTGATCTTCATCAGCCGGACATTTTTCCTTCCATCACATGAAATCCTCACCGTCTAAAATTCGCTATGGCATTCTCGGATTAGGGCTGTTTGCAGAGCGCGCCATCGCGCCGGCGATCCGGGCATCATCCAATTCAGAATTGATCGCGATCCAAAAGCGCTCGATGGCCGCTGCAAATGCCAAAGCCAAAGAGCTCAGCATTCCACTGGCCTTCGACTCTGTGGAAAAATTGGTCGCACACAATGACGTCGATGCGGTCTACATCGTTTCCGCGAACGCATTTCACGCTCCGTCGGCGATCGCCGCAGCCCGCGCGAAGAAGCACGTGCTTGTCGAAAAGCCGATGGCAATGAATGCTGCGGAGGCCCGGAAAATGATTGCCGCCTGCAAGCAGCACCGAGTGAAGCTTATGGTCGGACACATGCTGAGGCTCTCGCCATTGGTTCGCCGCATGCGCGACATCGTCCAGTCGGGAATGATCGGCGACATTACTGCGGCGCGAGCGGATTTTGTCTACGACGGCAAGATCAGCCATCGAACCTGGCTCCTGGACCGAAAACTCGCCGGCGGCGGTCCTGTCTATGATATCGGAGTCCACGGCCTCGACACGCTCCGGTTCATCTTGAACGATGAAGTCGTTTCGGTCAAAAGCGATCTGTCGCCTCGTCCGACCGCAAAAAAAACGGAAGAAAGCGCCAATATTATTCTGCGGTTCTCGCGGGGAACTCTTGCTTCCATCTACTGCTCGTTCGCTGCACCCCTGCGAAGGACATTCATTGAATTTATCGGGACAAAGGGAATCATATCGGCATACGGCTTTACTCAAAACAATGCCACGATTTCCCTCCGAACGACGATGGGGATTGATGGAAAAGAACAGCCGCCCGCCATTGAAGAGGTCGTTGTGCCCAATCTTTATATAGAGCAGATCACCAGATTTTCCACCGCAATAATAGAGGGGACAGAGCCGTATGCGCCGGGCAGCACCGGATTGAAAAATCAAATCGTGCTTGACGCAGTGATGAAAGAAGGAAAATGAGTAAGTGCATCGGCATGAACATGCGGAGATCATTTCAATGAAGTTTCATCTCTTAATCGCGGGACTTTTTGGCATGGCACTCACAACCGTTACTGCCGGATGGAAAACCATCGGGGATGCGCAACTTGTGCTGAACTCCGACCAACAGCTCGTCGTGAACTGCGGCGAGGCGGAGGTCCAGATCACTCCGTTCGCCGACGACATGGTGCGCGTCCGCGTGGTGCGCGGCAGCGCTTCTAAAGAACTCGGATCATGGGCTGTCGCGAAAGAGAAATGGGATCTCCCTGCTCATCAATTTGTCCAGGACCAAAAAAGCATTACCCTCACACTGAAGGATCTTACCGTCAAAATTTCGAAATCCCCGCTGAGAATCACTTTTCTTGCACCGGATGGAGAGATCATCAATCAAGACGACTCGTCCAAAGGAATGGCGTGGGACGGCGATCAGGTCCACGTTTGGAAGACGATGCCGGAGAACGAATTCTATTACGGCTTCGGCGAAAAGACCGGCAAACTCGACCGGCGCGGGCTGGCAATGACGAATTGGAACTTCGACATCCCCGCATATACCGCGGGCACCGACCCAATCTACCAGACGATACCGTTCTTTCTCGGCATGAAGAACGGAAAGTTCTACGGGATATTCTTCGATAATACCTTCCGCAGCTCGTTCGACATGGGGAAAGAATCCGAACGGTATTATTCATTCGGCGCGGAGGGGGGAATGATCGATTATTATTTTTTCTATGGTCCGAGTCCGAAGAAGGTGATCGAACGCTTCACCGAACTGACAGGGCGCATGAACCTTCCGCCAAAGTGGTCGATCGGGTACCAGCAATGCCGCTGGAGTTATTATCCCGAATCGAGAGTGCGCGAGATCGCAGAGAATTTTCGCAAGCGCGAAATCCCGTGCGATGTCATCTATCTCGACATCGATTACATGGACGGCTTCCGCTGCTTCACCTGGAACAACAAAAATTTCCCCGACCCCAAGAAAATGATCTCTGACCTGAAGGCCGATGGGTTCAAGATCGTTACGATCATCGACCCGGGCATCAAACAGGATTCGTCGTATTGGGTTTTTAAGGAGGGATTGAAAGGGAAGCATTTCGTCCTCAACCCCGACAGCACGCTGTTCATCGGCCCCGTTTGGCCCGGTGATTGCGCCTTTCCCGATTTTGCAAATTCGCAGGCCCGTGCTTGGTGGGGGACGCTCTATAAGGATCTCGTGAATACCGGGGTCAAAGGATTTTGGAATGATATGAACGAGCCGTCGGTCTTCGATGTGCCGACGAAGACGTTTCCGGTCGATGTTCGCCATAATGTCGACGGAGAGGTCCGCACTCACGCTGAGATCCATAATGTGTTCGGCATGCAGATGGCCCGCGGGACGTACGAAGGACTGCGCCGGCTTGATCCGAACGAACGGCCGTTCGTGTTGACGCGTGCCGGTTACGCAGGCACGCAGCGTTACTCGGCGGCATGGACCGGCGACAACGTGAGCAGCTGGGAACATGTCGCGATGGCGATCCCGATGTGCCTGAATTTCGGATTGTCCGGACAATCGTTCGTCGGCCCGGACATTGGAGGATTCATCGGCACGCCGACGGGCGAAATGTACACCCGCTGGCTGCAGTACGGCGTCTTTCTTCCGCTTTGCCGCTCGCACTCCGTGCGCGGAAGCATCAACAAGGAGCCTTGGGCATACGGCGAAGCGTACGAGAAGATCAATAAGAAATTCATCGAACTCCGGTATCAACTGCTGCCGTTTCTCTACACTGAATTCTATAAGGCGTCTGTCTCCGGCGTGCCGATCATGCGGCCGCTTGTGCTCGAATTTCCCGATGATAAAACGACCTACCGCATCGACACGCAGTTTATGGTCGGAGAGAATATTCTGATCTCTCCGGTGCTGGAAGCTGGCGCGAAGACACGGTATATGTATTTGCCGAAAGGGGATTGGTACGATTTCTGGACAAGGGAGAAAGTGACAGGGGGAAAATGGATCGACGCAAACGCTCCACTCGACGAGATGCCTATCTTCATCCGCGCGGGCGCCGTTGTGCCGATGCAGCAGGTGATTCAATACACCGACCAGGCACCTGCCGAT comes from Bacteroidota bacterium and encodes:
- a CDS encoding Gfo/Idh/MocA family oxidoreductase, giving the protein MKSSPSKIRYGILGLGLFAERAIAPAIRASSNSELIAIQKRSMAAANAKAKELSIPLAFDSVEKLVAHNDVDAVYIVSANAFHAPSAIAAARAKKHVLVEKPMAMNAAEARKMIAACKQHRVKLMVGHMLRLSPLVRRMRDIVQSGMIGDITAARADFVYDGKISHRTWLLDRKLAGGGPVYDIGVHGLDTLRFILNDEVVSVKSDLSPRPTAKKTEESANIILRFSRGTLASIYCSFAAPLRRTFIEFIGTKGIISAYGFTQNNATISLRTTMGIDGKEQPPAIEEVVVPNLYIEQITRFSTAIIEGTEPYAPGSTGLKNQIVLDAVMKEGK
- a CDS encoding glycoside hydrolase family 31 protein — encoded protein: MALTTVTAGWKTIGDAQLVLNSDQQLVVNCGEAEVQITPFADDMVRVRVVRGSASKELGSWAVAKEKWDLPAHQFVQDQKSITLTLKDLTVKISKSPLRITFLAPDGEIINQDDSSKGMAWDGDQVHVWKTMPENEFYYGFGEKTGKLDRRGLAMTNWNFDIPAYTAGTDPIYQTIPFFLGMKNGKFYGIFFDNTFRSSFDMGKESERYYSFGAEGGMIDYYFFYGPSPKKVIERFTELTGRMNLPPKWSIGYQQCRWSYYPESRVREIAENFRKREIPCDVIYLDIDYMDGFRCFTWNNKNFPDPKKMISDLKADGFKIVTIIDPGIKQDSSYWVFKEGLKGKHFVLNPDSTLFIGPVWPGDCAFPDFANSQARAWWGTLYKDLVNTGVKGFWNDMNEPSVFDVPTKTFPVDVRHNVDGEVRTHAEIHNVFGMQMARGTYEGLRRLDPNERPFVLTRAGYAGTQRYSAAWTGDNVSSWEHVAMAIPMCLNFGLSGQSFVGPDIGGFIGTPTGEMYTRWLQYGVFLPLCRSHSVRGSINKEPWAYGEAYEKINKKFIELRYQLLPFLYTEFYKASVSGVPIMRPLVLEFPDDKTTYRIDTQFMVGENILISPVLEAGAKTRYMYLPKGDWYDFWTREKVTGGKWIDANAPLDEMPIFIRAGAVVPMQQVIQYTDQAPADPLTFEIFPSSEAKGICYEDDGISFDYQKGKYRTVGIKAAVQGGEIAITRSAAEGEFVPGQRSVVFAVNGVSQKPASVTLSGKRIAEVPSLAGANEGWVYDLSLQRLSVKTQDSQNQIDVSIK